Proteins encoded together in one Corynebacterium liangguodongii window:
- a CDS encoding LGFP repeat-containing protein, which translates to MKLLLRKLVAAISIALISATPNVATAQSSLSQSSASSTDTSPSSFNEDASQGSKGRVTSDGFPTPILPKWAERPSAVNPKVELPPQETSEWSPTESPKSVVVDGEMRSDREKIPGGFSKEQADLAEVKEAQLRDENNPTLNSRPGCQVYWPSPFEVCGAIRELYDSIGGPRSFLTYPKSNELVNPDGVGRRSEFINGFIYWHPETGAHTVGIPATVVWANNGWERGHFGYPVTNDVSLGDNWYKQQYQGGYIYTHNNVPPVQAGIQGQIYDKWQDMGAQNSTLGFPVTSEMPTPDGIGRYNLFQKGMMVWHPKFGAHALTGDILLQWVYSGAIDGDAGYPVGDPGVEHDGWKEQKFEKGSIHGAQLDKFFPDFLDGGGLTQDTPTLQSSGVAGGNEYTDAVVLSTRDRCGVPVVLRRGWYSSDGKRGGPWGYDKIRYKHGIWNLYTINKYFRGLCQDRMEGKDRVYETPIYEAFRTSDGTQVSTGRSFDLRGVVETAIFLPGALETRGVKTMFPLYETNGNSDVVPRWFNMEKSLD; encoded by the coding sequence ATGAAACTTCTCCTACGAAAGCTAGTGGCCGCGATCTCGATAGCTCTAATAAGCGCTACGCCCAACGTCGCAACAGCTCAGTCTTCTCTTTCGCAATCTTCGGCCAGCTCAACAGATACTTCTCCTTCTAGCTTCAATGAAGACGCTTCACAGGGGTCAAAGGGGCGAGTAACGTCAGACGGATTTCCCACTCCAATACTTCCAAAATGGGCTGAGAGGCCCTCCGCGGTAAATCCCAAGGTCGAACTTCCGCCGCAGGAAACGTCTGAATGGAGTCCCACTGAATCACCTAAATCAGTTGTAGTGGATGGGGAGATGCGTAGCGATAGGGAAAAGATACCAGGCGGCTTCTCTAAAGAGCAGGCGGACCTTGCAGAGGTGAAAGAGGCTCAACTGCGTGACGAAAATAACCCGACTTTAAATTCGAGACCCGGCTGTCAAGTCTATTGGCCCTCACCCTTTGAAGTATGCGGCGCGATTCGAGAACTTTACGATTCCATCGGCGGCCCACGTAGTTTTCTAACATATCCCAAGAGTAACGAGTTGGTCAACCCGGACGGCGTTGGTAGAAGATCGGAATTCATAAACGGGTTCATTTACTGGCATCCAGAAACTGGCGCTCATACCGTTGGTATCCCTGCAACAGTCGTTTGGGCAAACAATGGATGGGAGCGCGGGCACTTCGGGTACCCGGTGACCAACGACGTTTCCCTTGGGGACAACTGGTACAAACAACAGTACCAGGGTGGGTATATTTATACCCACAACAACGTCCCGCCAGTACAAGCTGGAATTCAAGGTCAAATTTACGACAAGTGGCAAGATATGGGAGCTCAAAACAGTACCCTCGGATTTCCAGTCACCAGCGAGATGCCCACGCCCGACGGGATTGGACGTTACAACCTTTTCCAAAAGGGAATGATGGTGTGGCACCCCAAATTCGGCGCTCACGCGTTGACGGGTGACATATTACTCCAATGGGTGTACTCAGGCGCCATTGATGGAGACGCAGGATACCCTGTTGGTGACCCTGGAGTGGAACACGATGGGTGGAAAGAGCAAAAGTTTGAAAAGGGCAGCATCCATGGAGCCCAGCTAGACAAGTTTTTCCCCGACTTTCTCGACGGGGGAGGGCTCACACAAGACACGCCCACACTACAGAGTAGCGGGGTTGCTGGGGGTAACGAATACACTGACGCTGTTGTGTTATCCACCCGGGATAGATGTGGAGTTCCTGTAGTACTCCGCCGAGGATGGTACAGCTCTGACGGCAAGAGGGGAGGCCCTTGGGGTTACGACAAGATTCGTTACAAGCACGGAATTTGGAACCTGTATACCATCAATAAGTACTTCAGAGGGCTCTGTCAAGACAGGATGGAGGGAAAAGACCGAGTCTATGAAACGCCTATCTATGAAGCCTTCCGTACTAGTGACGGAACGCAGGTAAGTACCGGGCGGTCCTTTGATCTTCGCGGGGTAGTGGAAACTGCGATTTTTCTTCCCGGGGCGTTAGAGACCCGCGGAGTAAAAACGATGTTCCCGCTCTATGAGACTAACGGTAATAGCGATGTGGTCCCCCGGTGGTTTAATATGGAAAAAAGTTTGGATTGA
- the rfbB gene encoding dTDP-glucose 4,6-dehydratase, which translates to MERVLVTGGAGFIGTNFVRLLRERRPGVHITVLDALTYAGNRANLDGLDVKFVHGSVTDAQLVDALVAAADTVVHFAAESHNDNSLANPAPFVHTNVVGTFTLLEAVRRYDTRFHHISTDEVFGDLPLGGDEKFTETTAYNPSSPYSATKAGSDHLVRAWVRSFGIKATISNCSNNYGPYQHIEKFIPRQITNILDGRPAKLYGSGAQVRDWIHVDDHNDAVLAILERGTIGETYNIGVGGTHVTNKQVVEMICEIMGGTYEHVADRPGHDQRYTMDATKLTRELGWRPRHAPELRTGLESTIAWYSEHEDWWRGAKEGVEKRYAQGGQ; encoded by the coding sequence ATGGAACGCGTTCTGGTCACCGGCGGCGCCGGGTTCATCGGCACCAACTTCGTCCGTTTGCTGCGTGAGCGACGCCCCGGGGTGCACATCACCGTCCTCGACGCGCTGACGTATGCCGGCAACCGCGCCAACTTGGACGGACTCGACGTGAAATTCGTCCACGGCTCGGTGACCGACGCTCAACTTGTCGACGCCCTCGTTGCCGCCGCCGACACCGTCGTCCACTTCGCCGCCGAGTCCCACAACGACAACTCGCTTGCTAACCCTGCCCCCTTCGTCCACACCAACGTGGTAGGCACGTTCACGCTGCTGGAGGCCGTGCGGCGTTACGACACCCGATTCCACCACATCTCCACCGATGAGGTCTTCGGCGACCTGCCGCTTGGCGGGGACGAGAAGTTCACCGAAACCACCGCCTACAACCCCTCGAGCCCGTACTCGGCAACCAAGGCCGGCTCCGATCACCTCGTGCGCGCCTGGGTGCGCTCCTTCGGTATCAAGGCGACGATCTCGAACTGCTCGAACAACTACGGGCCGTACCAGCACATAGAGAAGTTCATCCCGCGGCAGATCACGAACATTCTCGACGGCCGCCCCGCCAAGCTCTACGGCAGCGGCGCGCAGGTGCGCGACTGGATCCACGTCGACGACCACAACGACGCCGTGCTCGCCATCTTGGAGCGGGGAACGATCGGGGAAACCTATAACATCGGCGTCGGCGGCACACACGTGACCAACAAGCAGGTCGTTGAGATGATCTGCGAGATCATGGGCGGCACGTACGAGCACGTCGCCGATCGCCCCGGTCACGACCAGCGCTACACCATGGACGCCACCAAGCTCACCCGCGAGCTCGGGTGGCGCCCCCGCCACGCCCCGGAGCTGCGCACCGGGTTGGAGAGCACCATCGCGTGGTACTCCGAGCACGAGGATTGGTGGCGGGGCGCGAAGGAGGGCGTGGAGAAGCGATATGCGCAAGGCGGGCAGTAG
- the lpdA gene encoding dihydrolipoyl dehydrogenase: protein MSREHFDVVVLGAGPGGYVAAIRAAQLGKKVAVVEKKYWGGVCLNVGCIPSKSLIKNAEVAHIFTKEAKTFGIKGDVEFDYADAHQRSRKVSEKIVGGVHYLMKKNEITEINGLGSFIDAKTIEITEGDDKGKTVTFDNCIIATGSVVRSLPGIELSDNVVSFEEQILNPVAPKEMVIVGAGAIGMEFAYVLSNYGVKVTVVEYMDRVLPNEDKDVSKEITRAYKKLGVKILTGHATTAVRDNGETVEVDITKNGSDETQTLTVDRVMISVGFAPRVEGYGLENTGVELTERGAINVDDRLRTNVDGIYAIGDVTAKLQLAHVAEAQGVIAAETIAGAETLPIEDYMMTPRATFCNPQVASMGYTEEQARKNWPERDIKVAVFPFSANGKAVGLAEQAGFAKLIADGEHGEILGCHIVGANASELLPEITLAQRFDLTAGEIARNIHIHPTLSEALKEVAHGIEGHMINL from the coding sequence GTGAGTAGAGAACATTTTGACGTTGTTGTCCTCGGCGCGGGGCCCGGTGGCTACGTCGCCGCCATCCGCGCAGCCCAGCTCGGCAAGAAGGTTGCCGTGGTGGAGAAGAAGTACTGGGGCGGTGTCTGCCTCAACGTAGGCTGCATCCCCTCGAAGTCCCTGATCAAAAACGCCGAGGTGGCCCACATCTTCACCAAGGAGGCCAAGACCTTCGGCATTAAGGGTGACGTGGAGTTCGACTACGCGGACGCGCACCAGCGCTCGCGGAAGGTCTCCGAAAAGATCGTCGGCGGCGTCCACTACCTCATGAAGAAAAACGAGATCACCGAGATCAACGGCCTCGGCTCGTTTATCGACGCGAAGACGATCGAGATCACCGAGGGTGACGACAAGGGCAAGACCGTCACCTTCGACAACTGCATCATCGCCACCGGCTCCGTGGTCCGCTCGCTGCCGGGTATCGAGCTGTCGGACAACGTCGTGTCCTTCGAGGAGCAGATCCTCAACCCCGTCGCCCCGAAGGAGATGGTCATCGTCGGCGCCGGCGCCATCGGCATGGAGTTCGCCTACGTGCTCTCCAACTACGGGGTGAAGGTCACCGTCGTCGAGTACATGGACCGCGTGCTGCCCAACGAGGACAAGGACGTGTCCAAGGAAATCACCCGCGCCTACAAGAAGCTCGGTGTGAAAATCCTCACCGGCCACGCCACCACCGCGGTGCGCGACAACGGCGAAACCGTAGAGGTAGACATCACGAAGAACGGCTCCGACGAGACCCAGACCCTGACCGTGGACCGGGTGATGATCTCGGTCGGCTTCGCCCCGCGTGTTGAGGGCTATGGCCTGGAGAACACCGGCGTCGAGCTCACCGAGCGCGGCGCGATCAACGTCGACGATCGCCTGCGCACCAACGTCGACGGCATCTACGCCATCGGCGATGTCACGGCGAAGCTCCAGCTCGCCCACGTCGCCGAGGCCCAAGGCGTCATCGCGGCCGAGACCATCGCCGGCGCAGAGACGCTGCCGATCGAGGACTACATGATGACCCCGCGCGCGACTTTCTGTAACCCGCAAGTCGCCTCCATGGGGTATACCGAGGAGCAGGCCCGCAAGAACTGGCCCGAGCGGGATATCAAGGTCGCCGTCTTCCCGTTCTCTGCTAACGGCAAGGCCGTCGGGCTCGCCGAGCAGGCGGGCTTTGCCAAGCTCATCGCAGACGGCGAGCACGGGGAAATCCTCGGCTGCCACATCGTCGGCGCGAACGCCTCCGAGCTGCTGCCGGAGATCACGCTGGCGCAGCGCTTCGACCTCACCGCCGGGGAGATCGCCCGCAACATCCACATCCACCCGACGCTGTCGGAGGCGCTCAAGGAAGTGGCCCACGGCATCGAGGGCCACATGATTAACCTCTAG
- a CDS encoding trypsin-like serine protease, with product MGIGTTCSGFLLTAATVIGGAAGPLHAAADEPPSLQATSTTPVKDNRIAALWQVIPPDSTEGTPQARRQCTTSYLGDGFWLTAHHCVSHNPSMDGYLEQFDGQRAGIAGIHTLSEIDDLALIETGPGIDADAFDIAQTPLEVGQQATLTGYGETHDYASSATTTITGHRDRIDFGAAIYTGLLEARSATTSRSCSGDSGAPVYIGSTIYAIHTAGGYNPSCLDGKDKLMWHTNIASRADWINSTIRMNAGLTAAEERKAAAGLHAAPPRKPAPKDVDRETSSYPRSPLSSSHSSS from the coding sequence ATGGGGATCGGGACGACATGCAGTGGGTTCCTGCTGACGGCCGCCACTGTCATAGGCGGTGCGGCGGGCCCTTTACACGCTGCGGCGGATGAACCACCATCCCTACAGGCAACAAGCACCACACCTGTTAAAGACAACCGCATCGCCGCCTTGTGGCAGGTTATACCCCCAGACAGCACAGAGGGCACACCCCAGGCCCGCAGGCAGTGCACCACAAGTTACCTAGGCGACGGCTTCTGGCTTACCGCACACCACTGCGTCTCCCACAACCCCTCGATGGACGGCTACCTCGAGCAGTTCGACGGGCAACGGGCAGGAATCGCCGGGATCCACACACTGTCCGAGATAGACGATCTCGCCCTCATCGAGACAGGGCCCGGTATCGACGCGGATGCCTTCGACATCGCGCAGACTCCACTCGAAGTAGGCCAACAAGCAACACTGACAGGCTACGGCGAAACCCACGACTATGCCTCATCAGCGACCACGACAATCACAGGCCATCGCGACCGAATAGATTTCGGTGCCGCAATCTACACCGGCCTACTTGAAGCACGGTCTGCCACGACATCACGCTCCTGCAGCGGTGATTCAGGAGCACCCGTGTATATAGGATCAACCATCTACGCAATCCACACAGCAGGAGGCTACAACCCTTCCTGCCTCGACGGAAAAGACAAACTGATGTGGCACACCAATATCGCATCCAGGGCTGACTGGATCAACAGCACTATAAGAATGAATGCTGGGTTAACTGCAGCGGAGGAACGTAAGGCTGCCGCCGGACTCCATGCTGCCCCACCACGTAAGCCTGCGCCGAAGGACGTCGATCGGGAAACCAGCAGTTACCCTCGCAGCCCGCTGAGCAGCAGCCACTCCAGTTCCTAG
- a CDS encoding M1 family metallopeptidase, with translation MKKHRLRSTPVPGTVDAYTGVAFNLGFHVHHYDVDLDYKVGPNRLHGTATLTLTTWRELEHLTLDLAESMSVRRVTARSATGGAIEVKRFRQSGGKLRVSFTAPVPVDEEFQLAVTYGGNPAPRRTAWGLIGWEELTDGSLVASQPNGAPTWLPCDDTPDEKATYTFHVRADRGYAVITNPTTRPMASYLATVQVGDYARHQLGRNTYAWLPKNTQPGDFATQQDMLDFFEETFGPYPFERYEVVVTEDPLEIPLEAQAMSIFGVNHLTGHERLIAHELAHQWFGNSLGLAQWNDIWLNEGFACYSEWLWADHVGGDVDKHVREHYRKLAPQDFTLADPGPRNMFDDRVYKRGAIALHALRRLVGDPAFFTAIRDYTSRNAHGVVETFDLINAFKAAAPGKDVEAVIDAWINHRELPECP, from the coding sequence ATGAAAAAGCACAGGCTGCGCTCGACGCCGGTTCCCGGCACCGTCGACGCCTACACCGGCGTGGCGTTCAACCTCGGCTTCCACGTGCACCATTACGATGTGGACCTGGACTACAAGGTGGGGCCCAATCGCCTCCACGGCACGGCGACGCTCACGCTGACCACGTGGCGCGAGCTCGAGCACCTCACCCTCGACCTCGCCGAGTCGATGTCCGTGCGGCGGGTTACCGCGCGCAGCGCGACGGGCGGGGCAATCGAGGTCAAGAGGTTCCGTCAGTCGGGCGGGAAGCTGCGCGTGAGCTTTACCGCGCCGGTTCCGGTCGACGAGGAATTCCAGCTCGCGGTCACCTACGGAGGCAACCCGGCCCCGCGGCGCACCGCGTGGGGGCTCATCGGATGGGAGGAGCTCACCGATGGCTCCCTCGTCGCCAGCCAGCCCAACGGCGCACCGACGTGGCTGCCTTGCGACGACACTCCGGATGAAAAGGCGACCTATACGTTTCACGTCCGCGCGGATCGCGGCTACGCGGTGATTACCAACCCCACAACGAGGCCGATGGCGAGCTACCTCGCTACGGTGCAGGTCGGCGACTACGCCCGCCACCAGCTGGGCCGCAATACGTACGCGTGGCTGCCGAAAAACACCCAGCCTGGGGACTTCGCCACACAGCAAGACATGCTGGACTTCTTCGAGGAGACTTTCGGGCCCTACCCCTTCGAGCGCTACGAGGTCGTCGTCACGGAGGATCCCCTCGAGATCCCGCTCGAGGCGCAGGCGATGTCCATTTTCGGGGTCAACCACCTCACCGGCCACGAGCGCCTCATCGCCCACGAGCTCGCGCACCAGTGGTTTGGCAATTCCCTGGGCTTAGCGCAGTGGAACGACATTTGGCTCAACGAGGGGTTTGCGTGCTACAGCGAGTGGTTGTGGGCGGATCACGTCGGTGGGGACGTCGATAAGCATGTGCGCGAGCACTACCGCAAGCTCGCCCCGCAGGACTTCACTCTGGCCGACCCGGGCCCGCGCAACATGTTCGACGACCGCGTGTACAAGCGCGGCGCGATTGCGCTGCATGCTTTACGACGCCTCGTCGGCGACCCCGCCTTCTTCACCGCCATCCGGGACTACACCTCGCGTAACGCGCACGGCGTGGTGGAGACCTTCGACCTCATAAACGCCTTCAAGGCAGCCGCTCCGGGAAAGGACGTCGAAGCCGTCATCGACGCCTGGATCAACCACCGAGAGCTCCCGGAGTGCCCGTGA
- a CDS encoding succinate dehydrogenase cytochrome b subunit yields MTVQNADRDAIRHGKITEAPLRERPTVPTWAVKMIMAVTGLLFGLFVLGHMVGNLKIFMPVHANGVAPIDEYGHFLRSMGEPIFPYSAVLWVIRIVLLASLVAHVWGAFTLKARSSKSRGKFKRTNLMGGWQSTATRSMLITGAILLLFVVFHILDLTLGQVVASDEFVHGAVRNNLIATFAPGRWWVVAIYVIANLALLLHLTHGIYLAVSDLGWLGKRGHAIMVIAAYLLPMIVVIGNVVMPLAISFGFIPGFTR; encoded by the coding sequence ATGACTGTACAAAACGCAGACCGCGACGCAATTCGTCACGGAAAAATTACCGAAGCGCCGCTGCGCGAGCGGCCGACTGTCCCGACCTGGGCCGTGAAGATGATCATGGCCGTCACAGGACTACTCTTCGGGCTCTTTGTCCTCGGCCACATGGTGGGCAACCTGAAGATCTTCATGCCCGTACACGCCAACGGCGTCGCACCGATCGACGAGTACGGCCACTTCCTGCGCTCGATGGGCGAGCCGATCTTCCCCTACAGCGCAGTACTGTGGGTCATCCGCATCGTGCTGCTCGCCAGCCTCGTCGCCCACGTGTGGGGTGCCTTCACCCTCAAGGCCCGCTCCTCGAAGTCGCGCGGCAAGTTCAAGCGCACCAACCTCATGGGCGGCTGGCAGTCCACCGCAACCCGGTCCATGCTCATCACCGGCGCGATCCTGCTGCTCTTCGTCGTCTTCCACATCCTCGACCTCACGCTCGGCCAGGTCGTCGCCTCCGACGAATTCGTCCACGGCGCGGTGCGCAACAACCTCATCGCCACCTTCGCCCCGGGCCGCTGGTGGGTCGTTGCTATCTACGTCATCGCCAACCTGGCGCTGCTCCTCCACCTCACCCACGGCATCTACCTCGCCGTGTCCGACCTCGGCTGGCTGGGCAAGCGCGGCCACGCGATCATGGTGATCGCCGCGTACCTGTTGCCCATGATCGTGGTCATCGGCAACGTTGTCATGCCCCTGGCGATCTCGTTCGGCTTCATCCCCGGATTCACTCGGTAA
- a CDS encoding YbjN domain-containing protein: MEFPPLSRELLIKALSNLGVTAGPDEDGVLGARFPNAVAQFYLDENFLTAHTIWNEVVAPSSQAEVLELVNTLNQGIPTGKVSPVLVEGAPTIDVHEHFFAAHGLSENQLCMMLDAYFQIAFMVFDEFEQRGFAQNAQV; encoded by the coding sequence ATGGAATTCCCACCACTGTCGCGAGAACTCCTGATAAAGGCGCTGAGCAACCTCGGCGTTACAGCAGGCCCCGACGAGGACGGGGTGCTGGGAGCACGCTTTCCCAACGCGGTCGCCCAGTTCTACCTAGATGAGAATTTCCTTACCGCCCACACGATTTGGAACGAGGTGGTCGCTCCCTCCTCCCAAGCCGAAGTCCTCGAACTGGTCAACACGCTCAACCAAGGGATCCCCACGGGGAAAGTCTCCCCGGTTCTGGTGGAGGGAGCGCCAACGATCGACGTTCATGAGCATTTCTTCGCGGCCCACGGGTTGAGCGAAAACCAGCTGTGCATGATGCTGGACGCTTACTTCCAAATCGCCTTCATGGTCTTTGACGAGTTCGAGCAGCGCGGTTTCGCGCAGAATGCGCAGGTGTAG
- a CDS encoding alpha/beta hydrolase produces MNLKRSVLATTAAISLALGTAPAAFAGANPDTVTAATVAGDTPVGTVKAWDAKTEPSLTIPGGKPQSWTQQVDHKNVLSYKVYSPSMNKDIPIAVIPATNEAGERVDGAPIIYLLNGAGGAEQDADWLKMFKAVDFFKGKGVNVVIPQAGAFTYYTDWLDDNVQGTYVNGPQKWETFLTKELPGPIEETLKADNRRAIVGFSMSGTSSLVLPAHNPGFYDAAASFSGCAATSSFHAYNFARLTVNRGSGTADFKTVTPEQMWGPMGGAYNRYNDALLNADKLAGTALYISTATGLAGRPDQVGYLVGQGASEPVASVAATTLQVEGGVIEAAINKCSHDLRAKLEHLNIPATYEFRNAGTHSWPYWRDDIVESWETTIKPAFGL; encoded by the coding sequence ATGAACCTCAAGCGCTCCGTTCTCGCCACCACCGCGGCGATCTCGCTCGCCCTCGGCACCGCACCGGCGGCGTTCGCAGGCGCCAACCCCGACACCGTCACCGCCGCCACCGTCGCCGGGGATACCCCCGTGGGCACGGTCAAGGCGTGGGACGCCAAGACGGAGCCGTCGCTGACCATCCCCGGCGGAAAACCGCAGTCCTGGACCCAGCAGGTCGATCACAAAAACGTCCTGAGCTACAAGGTCTACTCCCCCTCGATGAACAAGGACATCCCGATCGCGGTCATCCCGGCGACGAATGAGGCCGGCGAGCGCGTCGACGGCGCCCCGATCATCTACCTGCTCAACGGTGCCGGCGGCGCCGAGCAGGACGCCGACTGGCTGAAGATGTTCAAGGCCGTCGACTTCTTCAAGGGCAAGGGCGTCAACGTCGTCATCCCGCAGGCTGGCGCGTTTACCTACTACACCGACTGGCTGGATGACAACGTCCAGGGCACCTACGTCAACGGCCCCCAGAAGTGGGAGACCTTCCTCACCAAGGAGCTGCCAGGACCGATCGAGGAGACACTGAAGGCCGATAACCGCCGCGCCATCGTGGGCTTTTCCATGTCGGGCACCTCTTCGCTCGTCTTGCCGGCACACAACCCAGGCTTCTACGATGCCGCAGCGTCCTTCTCCGGCTGCGCGGCCACCTCTTCGTTCCACGCCTACAACTTCGCCCGCCTGACGGTCAACCGTGGCTCCGGCACGGCCGATTTCAAGACGGTGACCCCGGAGCAGATGTGGGGCCCGATGGGTGGCGCTTACAACCGCTACAACGACGCGCTGCTTAACGCCGACAAGCTCGCGGGCACCGCGCTCTACATCTCCACCGCGACCGGCTTGGCCGGGCGCCCGGACCAGGTCGGCTACCTTGTCGGCCAGGGTGCCTCCGAGCCGGTGGCGAGCGTTGCGGCGACCACGCTGCAGGTTGAGGGCGGTGTCATTGAGGCCGCGATCAACAAGTGCTCCCACGACTTGCGCGCCAAGCTCGAGCACCTGAACATCCCGGCCACCTACGAGTTCCGCAACGCGGGTACCCACTCCTGGCCGTACTGGCGCGATGACATCGTGGAGTCCTGGGAGACCACCATTAAGCCGGCGTTCGGCCTCTAG
- a CDS encoding SRPBCC domain-containing protein — protein MATKNSAQRVIDAPAGEIFDFLSNPDRHAETDGSGMVVSADKAERITTVGQVFTMNMTKEDGDYQTRNEVFAVQENKVIGWKNLKNVTAEVSVGAKWLYELESVDADHTRVTLTYDRSEIEDEAVRSMSEKFDDEFLERSLDSVAAAVAGS, from the coding sequence ATGGCTACCAAGAATTCAGCACAACGAGTAATCGACGCCCCCGCCGGCGAGATCTTCGACTTCTTGTCCAACCCGGACCGCCACGCGGAGACCGACGGCTCCGGCATGGTCGTCTCCGCGGACAAGGCCGAGCGGATCACCACGGTGGGCCAAGTCTTTACCATGAACATGACCAAGGAGGACGGGGACTACCAGACCCGCAACGAGGTCTTTGCCGTCCAGGAAAACAAGGTGATCGGCTGGAAGAACCTGAAAAACGTCACCGCCGAGGTGAGCGTCGGGGCGAAGTGGCTCTACGAGCTTGAGAGCGTCGATGCCGACCACACCCGGGTGACCTTGACTTACGACCGCTCCGAGATCGAGGATGAGGCCGTGCGCTCGATGTCGGAGAAGTTCGACGACGAGTTCCTCGAGCGCAGCCTCGACTCGGTGGCGGCCGCCGTGGCCGGCAGCTAG
- the ramB gene encoding acetate metabolism transcriptional regulator RamB: MPKTYVGSRLRQLRRERNLSQAALAARLDLSASYVNQIEHDVRPLTVPVLKRITEAFGVDATFFSRDDDSRLLAELKDVVADRELGAHTTSLQELSDLVYRHPKLARSVVEMHRRYSNARDTLTLAVDSRVSSPQQLVMPHDEVRDFFYSRQNYLDDVDHAAEGLALRLGVERFGIRVTEQALASYISSAHGVEVRTTPAESEVLHHFDRQAGVLTLSPTLSLGQRAFRIASALSFVEAGPLIDSHVAAEPFSSETSANLARRGIASYFASAVVMPYAMFHAEAELSGYDVDYLCHVFGVGYETVASRLSTLQRANMRGVPFTFVRVDRAGNISKRQSATGYHLSTSGGTCPLWGIYESFARPGETVRQHAEMPDGRTYLWIARTVRHHRVHFRETEKLFAIGLGCETRHAERTIYATGLTLGDVSQATPIGAGCRVCPREGCAQRAFPSVQHDLSVDPYSSTVAPY, translated from the coding sequence ATGCCCAAAACCTACGTCGGCTCCCGGCTGCGGCAGCTGCGCCGGGAACGCAACCTCTCGCAGGCGGCCCTCGCGGCGAGGCTGGATCTCTCGGCGAGCTACGTCAACCAGATCGAGCACGACGTTCGCCCGCTCACGGTGCCGGTGCTCAAGCGCATCACGGAGGCGTTCGGCGTCGACGCGACGTTTTTCTCGCGTGACGACGACTCCCGGCTCTTAGCCGAGCTCAAAGACGTCGTCGCCGACCGGGAGCTCGGCGCCCACACCACCTCGCTCCAGGAGCTCTCCGACCTGGTCTATCGCCACCCCAAGCTCGCCCGCTCGGTCGTGGAGATGCACCGCCGCTACTCCAACGCTCGCGACACGTTGACCTTGGCCGTGGATTCGCGGGTCTCCAGCCCCCAGCAGCTGGTGATGCCGCACGACGAGGTACGCGATTTTTTCTATTCGCGCCAGAACTATCTTGACGACGTCGACCACGCCGCCGAGGGCCTCGCCCTGCGGCTCGGCGTGGAGCGCTTCGGAATCCGCGTCACCGAGCAGGCTCTTGCCTCTTACATCAGCTCGGCGCACGGGGTGGAGGTGCGCACGACCCCGGCGGAATCCGAGGTGCTCCACCACTTCGACCGTCAGGCCGGGGTGCTCACACTCTCCCCGACGCTGAGCTTGGGGCAGCGCGCCTTCCGCATCGCCTCGGCTCTGAGCTTCGTGGAGGCGGGCCCGCTCATCGACTCTCACGTGGCGGCCGAGCCGTTTTCCTCCGAGACCTCCGCCAACCTGGCACGGCGGGGGATTGCGTCTTATTTCGCATCTGCGGTGGTGATGCCGTACGCGATGTTCCACGCGGAGGCTGAGCTCAGCGGCTACGACGTCGATTACCTCTGCCACGTCTTTGGCGTGGGCTACGAAACGGTGGCGAGCAGGCTCTCTACCTTGCAGCGAGCGAACATGCGGGGCGTGCCGTTTACCTTCGTACGGGTCGACCGCGCGGGCAACATTTCCAAGCGGCAGTCGGCCACGGGCTATCACCTCTCGACCTCCGGCGGGACGTGCCCGCTGTGGGGGATCTACGAGAGCTTCGCGCGCCCCGGCGAGACAGTCAGGCAGCACGCGGAGATGCCCGACGGCCGGACCTACCTGTGGATCGCGCGGACGGTTCGCCATCACAGGGTGCACTTTCGCGAAACGGAGAAGCTCTTCGCCATCGGGCTGGGGTGCGAGACCCGCCACGCTGAGCGCACGATCTACGCGACGGGGCTCACGCTTGGCGACGTCTCCCAGGCCACCCCGATCGGCGCGGGGTGCCGCGTGTGCCCTCGCGAGGGCTGCGCGCAGCGCGCCTTCCCCTCCGTGCAGCACGACCTGAGCGTCGACCCGTATTCCTCGACGGTCGCGCCATATTAG